CCCATCTACGACGCCGTGGGCTTCTACGACAAGAATCTTCAGGATATTACCGTGGATGAGTTCTTCGACGTTGTCGAGCGGCATGTGGAGGACGGTGTGGACTTCCTGACCATCCACTGCGGCTTGAACCGGCATACCGCGGAGAAGGTCAAACAGTCCAAGCGCTTGACCAACATCGTCTCGCGAGGCGGCTCGCTGCTCTTTACCTGGATGGAGATCAATCAGGCTGAAAACCCGTTTTACGAGCATTTTGATCGGCTGCTCGACATCTGCGAGGAATACGATGTGACCTTGAGCCTGGGCGACGGCTGCCGCCCCGGCTGCCTGCACGACGCCACTGATGCCTGTCAGGTGGAGGAGCTGATCACCCTGGGCGAGTTGACCAAGCGTGCCTGGGAGCGAAACGTCCAGGTGATGATCGAGGGACCGGGCCACATGGCCATGAACGAGATACCCGGCAACATGATGATGGAAAAACGGCTGTGCCACGGCGCTCCCTTCTATGTCCTCGGCCCGCTGGTCACGGATGTGGCCCCTGGCTACGACCACATCACCGCGGCCATTGGCGGGGCCATTGCGGGCATGTCCGGCGCGGACTTCCTGTGCTACGTCACCCCGGCCGAGCACCTGCGCCTGCCCACCCTTGAGGATATGAAGGAGGGCATCATCGCCACCCGCATCGCGGCCCACGCAGCCGATGTGGCCAAGGGGTACCCCGGCTCCCGCGCCTGGGACGACGCCATGAGCAAGGCCCGTGCCGCACTGGACTGGCCCGGCATGTTCGATCTGGCCATGGACCCGGTCAGGCCCCGCCAGTATCGGGAATCCTCCAAGCCCGAACACGAGGACTCCTGCACCATGTGCGGCAAGATGTGCGCCGTGCGCAATATGAATCGCGTCCTGGATGGCAAGGATATTCAGCTGGACGACTGATGGAATCGCAACGGCTGTTTTGAGAAAAGGGGTGGCGGCAGTCGCCCCTTTTTTTGTGCCATGGGCATGATCGGACATGCGCCGGACCATGGCCAAGTGTTCTTTCTCCTCGGGGGAGGAGACGCCTGAAGCAGCGGAGGGGCAGTTTGCTGGAGAAAGGGCATCTGCCGCTTGTTGGGATTCCGCGGGTGGGATATGGAAGTGGCGTGGAGCCGGATCGGCGAATGGGGTTTTTCCGCCAAACAACGGCATTATGCCCGGCTCCGGGGAGGCGTATGAGGAAGTTTCTGATCCTTTTGATGGTGGTGCTCGGATTGTCGCTGGGAAGTGCTGACTGCCAAGGGCAGGAGAGGGTTCTTGTCATCCACAGTTATGATCTTGATCTTGAATGGACCAACCAGTGCAACCGGGGAATATCCAGCGTTCTGGCCGACAAGTTCCTCCTGGACCATGTCTATCTCGATACCAAGCGAATTCCAGAGTCCGAGTTTCAGCGCCGGTCCGCAGAGGCATTGCAGACTTTTCGCCGACTCGATCCAGACGTTGTCATGCTCGGCGACGACAACGCCCTGCGTCTGCTCGGGCCTGCAATCAGTGAGACCGGAACGCCGGTCGTCTATTTCGGCATCAACGGCAATCCGCGCAACTACCTGAATCCGATGCCCAGAAATGTCATCGGCATCCTGGAGCGCATCCCCCTGTTCCCATGGATTCGCTATCTTTGTGGGATCGTGCCGGATACGCGCAGGGTTCTTGTGCTCATGGATGAAAGCCCGACTTCGGCAGGGCTTGTCGAGGTCACGTTCGGTGCCCGCAGGCAGGTGGAGTTTGACGGCTGCACCGTGAGCTATGAAACCACAAACAGTTGGGATCAGTGGCAACGCCTTGTTCTGGCCCCTGAAAGACACGATTTGATCCTCGTTCCCGTCTTTCACTCGGTGAAAGATGCCGGGGGAACCCATGTTCCTTATGAGGAAGTTATCCGCTGGACCTCCAAAAACAGTTCCGTGCCCGTTTTTGCGACTCAGGATTATGCTGTCGGCGATGATGGAGTGGTCGGGGCCTATACCATTTTTGGCGAGGAGCATGGCCGCATGGCCGCATTGATGGTCAAGGGAATCCTCGAAGGCGTGGACATGTTGGAGCTGTCAGTGGCTGCGGACCAGAAGGGATTGTTTTACTTCAATAAAAAGCAGCTGGATCGCTTCGGGCTGATTCTGACGGAAGAGGTCCGAAATCAGGCCATTTTTCGTTGATGACACGCCCGGCCAGAGAGGCGCAGGGGCAGTTTGATCCGCATTTGACACTTGCCAGTCCGAAGTGGCGAAGCCGCGTTGGCAGGTGTCTCCAAGCCATGCGTCATGCTGGTTCACGATTCAACAATTGGCTGTTCTGTCATGTGTGTGTCAGCCATGTTGTGATGCGGACAATGGCTTCGAAAAAAGATGTTTGATCCTCTTTGGGCGGAACGATGCGTATTGGTCGTCTCCTTTCGATATACGATAATTATTTTTTTGCCGGGCTTGTTCTGGTGTAATTGGTGATGTATTTTCAAGCCATATCAATACATCAGAAAGGAGTTCTATTATGTGCAAGACATGCGGTTGCAATCCTGGAAGTTCTCGAAGAGTGCATGAACACGCCCACAGCGGCAAGAATGCTCACGATCACGAGCATGAGCATCAGCATGCCCATGTGCATGAGCATACCCATGCTGACGGCACCACGCATGCCCATGAGCATTCTCATGTACACAGCCACAGCCACAGTCATGGTCACGGGCTTGGTGTCGAGGGGGAGCATGAACACTGGCACGGGGCGCACAGCCACGACAACGAGCATGCCCACAAGGACGCCGGAGGCCATGACCACAGCCACGACTGATCGGTGCGACTGAGCCCGAGGAGGGCATGGCAAAAGGAAAGGCGCATTTTGAAAATATTGTTGCTAAATCTGGCAACCGCTCATAACGATTGAGAAAAATGCGCCGACTATTCGGGCGAAATGACAATGGATGGGGCCGTGAGTTCTTCGGAGCGCACGGCCCATTTTGTTGCCAGCAGGGCTGCGGCGGCCATCGAGAACGCAGGCTGGTCAGGAATATCGGAATCCAACCGATCTCCCCGGTCCATAAAGGCTTTCACGGCCAAGTCCGCATCGTCGGCATGATCGTTCCCCTTGTGCTTCCCGGAGACGAACGCTTCCCATACCAGCAAGCCGCCATCGCGGAACCAGGTCGCCGGGACCGTCGTGGCCGGAATGTCGCCGTTCAAGGCCGATTTCAAGACGTTCAGGCACAGCGGCATCAGGGCGAGGGCCTGGGCCGTCACCGTGCAACCGGCGCTGGCCGACCAAGGACGGTTCAAGGATGATTCGAGATCGCCACGGCTTTTGTTGAAGGTGGTCAGGTCGTCACGTAGCGGCACCCAGATGGGAGCTTCGAAACCCAAGGCGACGGGTTGTCCATCGGCCAGCTTCGCACCCGCATAAGCAAGTTGCTCCTCAAGGGTGGTGTACCCGCCTCTGTTGCCTTCGCTGTCGGCCCATCCGAGATTTTCGGCCTTGCCGACATCTATGGCCAATACATAGGCAGTTGCCATCGGTCGTCCTCCTTGGTCACGCCGCATCCGGCATGGGGAATGATTCCGTGGTCAGCCTATCCATCTTGCGGCATGCCGTCAGCAACAACTTCTTGCGCCTACTGCGCTCGCCAAGATCCTTGGTCTGTTCAAGCAGCCTGAACCAGTACAGGTAGTGGTTGAGATACTTGGTGGCGACCCCGTTGAAACGGCGCATCCATTTCTTCAAACGGGAATGGTATCCGTTGGCTCGCTGGATGTGGTAAATGCCCTGCTTGCGTATGCCCTAGTTGGGATTGACCCAGACGTGCTGCATCCCGTTTTGCTCCGCATACTTGCGGAAAGCCGCCGCCGCGTCCGTCACCAGGATCGCTTTCGGATCGAGGATGTCGCCCACGGTGTCGTGTATCTTTTTCGGCGTGGTGCCGCCGCGCCCGGATGTCTTGCAGACGATGCTGCCGTCCCTGGAGATCACCGCCATGACCGCCACCTGTTCCTTGGAGATACCGCGCTTCGCGGCCTTGCCGCCCCGTTTGCGGGCTTTCCTGAACGTCAAGTCGCGCTTGCCCTTGTAGGATTCAAGGAAGTACGTCTCGTCCGTTTCGAGGACTCCGGTCAGTTTTTGCCCGTCCCCCAGCTTGAAGAGGGCGTGTAGCACCTTATGCCGCCAGTAGAATGCGGTGGTGATGCTGATATCCAAGGCCTCGGCACACTTTTTCAGGGTTTTCCCCTCAAGCATGAGCTGGATGTATTCCATCTACCTGTCAGGGAAATGCGTCCCGGCCATGGGTGTCGCGGTCCAATCGTTGAACGTCCGCTTGCACGAATGACACAGGTAGCGTTGCCGCCCGTCGTAGGTGCCGTTGCGCTTGATCTTGTCGCTGCCGCATCGGGGACATACCGGCCCGTCAGCGAACCGGGCTTCCCGGATGTCGTCGAGATGGTCGGAAATGGGGAGCAGCTCACCCAATATCCGTCTGACATGGTTGTAGAAAGTCTTTTTCTCTTCGCCGTCCAGGCCGTTGAACGTCCTGAGCATCCATTCCAGCTTGTTTTCCCGCATGGCTCCACCCTCCAGCTACAAGTGGGAACCTTCTATATTAAGCTGAATTTTTCGAATGGCAACAGAATTCTGAAAATGCGCCAAAGGAAAAGCGGTTATGACATGGTGTCATAACCGCTTTGCTTTCTCTGGTAGCGGGGAGAGGACTTGAACCTCTGACCTTCGGGTTATGAGCCCGACGAGCTACCAACTGCTCCACCCCGCGTCACGTGAGATAGTGGTTCTAGGTGGTGGGCCGGGTTTTGTCAACCTCTTATGGCGGCAAAGTGTAAATTTGTTTTGTCTGCGGAGTGAAAATAAATAATATCAGCATGATGCTGTGTCGTTGTGCGCAAAGGTTCTTATCAGTGGTTCGTGGGCGGGGTGGGTTGCGTGTTTACATTGTCCGGCAAATTCCGTAATCCAATTCGCCTATGAGCAATCAAGAGAAGTTTTCCGTGGTGCTGCCTGTCTTCAATGAACAGGACAACCTTGAGACACTGTTCGCCGAGATCCGGCGGGCGGCGGACTCCACGGGGCGGCCCTGGGAGGCCGTGTTCGTGGACGATTGCAGCACGGATCGCAGTCTGGAGATTATCCGGGCGCTGGCCGGGAGTCATCCCGAGGTGCGCTATGTGGCCTTTGCCGAGAACCGCGGGCAGTCCGCCGCATTCTGCGCAGGGTTCGACGTTGCCGACTCGCAGGTCATCGTGACCATGGATTCGGACCTGCAGAATGACCCGGCCGACATCCCGAGGATGCTCGCCGCCTTTGGCCAGGACTGCGAGATGGTCGTTGGCTGGCGGGCCAGGCGCAAGGATACGCTGGTCAAGCGGATTTCGTCCAGAATAGCCAACACCATCCGCGACTGGTTCACCGACGACGGCGTCCACGACACCGGATGCTCCCTCAAGGTCATGCGTGCCGACATGCTCCGGCGTCTGCCGCGCTTTCGGAACATGCACCGTTATTTTCCCATCCTCATGAAGATGCAGGGTGCGCGAATCAGCGAGGTCAAGGTCAACCACCGCGAGCGGTTCAGCGGGGTGTCCAAGTACGGCACCCTGGACCGCGCCCTGGCCGGGATATACGATCTAATCGGCGTGCAGTGGCTCATCAAGCGCCACATCGACTACGCGGTGAAGGAAAAAAAATAAAACCATGCCCCTGCCCGCCTACTGGTGGCTGCTGGCCCTTCCTGTGGTCATTCAGGGGGCCTTTTTCGTGCGATTTGCCATTGTGCGACTTGGCGGCAAGGCGTTACAACCCCTGTCGGGGCGCACGGCTCTGGCGCTTTATGCGTCGGTGGCGGCCGGGATGGCGTATGGCGTTGTTCAGCGCGACCCGCTCTTTGTTGTCGGTCAGGGGTGTCTGCTGATGGTGTTTTACAGGATGCGAAATCCCGGGGAGCGGGCCGGGAAGACCGGCGAGCCGGGGACGGAAGACAAGGAATGAGCGATACGCCGCGGTGCGAGAAGAGAAGGAGCCTGGGGGCCGTGGTCAAGGGGTTGGTCATGCTGGCCGGCTTGGCGCTGGCCGTGTACCTGGGCCGTAGTCTGGGGCTGGACGACATGCTTCGCAACACACGGTGGTTCAATGATCATGTGCTGGGCACAGGTCCCATGTCGGTGGTCATCTTTCTGGCAGTGGGCGGGGTGTTCACCGCCGTTGGGCTGCCGCGTCAGGTCATCGCGTTCCTTGGCGGATTCGCCTTTGGCGCGGTGGGGGGTACGCTGCTGTCCACGCTGGGGGCGGGCCTGGGGTGCGCCCTGGCCGCCGGATACGCCCGTTGGGGCGGCCGCGAGTTCGTGACCAGCAGATTGGGCGAGCGTATCCGCCGGGTGGACGGGTTCCTCCGTCACCGGCCTTTTCGCACGGCCCTGGCCATCCGTTTTTTTCCCTTCGGCAGCAACGGGCTGACCAACTTGGCCGCCGGGGTCAGCGCTATTCCTCTGGGGCCGTTCATTCTCGGGTCAACCCTTGGTTACATTCCTCAGAGCTTCATTTTCGCCTTGTTCGGGGCAGGCATGAACAAGGATTCGGCCACGGGAATGGCCTTGTCCATCGGCATGGGAGTGGTTCTTTTCGTGGGCTCCATCTGGATGGGGACCGCAGTGTACCGCAGCTACCGGGACGAGCTGGCGGCCAACGGAGACCATTAGCCAGCCATCGGCCCGCTTCATCAGGGTCGGCGGGAGTATCGCCTCAGTCCGTAACGCCAGGCCAGCCAGACCATCAGCGCCACCGTCAGCCCCAGCAGCCATCCGCCCATGACATCCGTCGGGTAGTGCTTGCCCAGGTAGAGGCGCGAGTATCCCACCAAAAGCGGCAGCAGCAGGGGCCATTTGCCCACTGCTGGCCAGAGCAGGCAGACGAGCACGGCCAGACACATGGTGTTGGCCGCGTGGGCCGAAGGGTAGGAAGTGCCCCGTTCCTTGGTCTGCTTGAAATCCTGCGGCCGCTGGTCCCAATAGCCGTGGGCCTGATGGAATGTGCCGGCCACGGCATTGAGGGGGCGCACCCGGCCGAACTCATTCTTGACCAAGTCTGTGGCCGAGTTGGCAATGCCCATTGCCGCGAGGAGAACCAGAAAAAGAATGACCTGCTGCCGTCCGAAACGGTATGCAGCATAGAGCATGGCCAGTCCCAGGCAGACGAAAAGGGCTGTCATGGATGAAAGCACAGGCATGATCGCATCGAACAGCGGGTTGCGCCACTGCTGGTTGACAAGCAGGAAAAGCTTGAGGTCAAGACCGGGTGTCAGGAAGAACATGAATCTCCTCGGGTGTGAATGTCCCGGTCCAATACCGTCATTTCCCGCGCCCGGCAACAATCTCCGTCTTGTCAAAGCACGAAATATCGTTCACAAGGGTTCCCTATGCCGAATGCCGAGAGAAAAGGCCGCATTGCCCTGGTCATGCCGCGTTTAAGCCGGTACGGCGGGGCCGAGTCCTTTGCCTGGAGACTGGCCGAGGTCCTGGCCCGGCGCGGGCATGAGGTGGATTTCATCTGCGCCCGTTGTGAAACCGAGCCGCCTCCGGGCGTCACTCCTGTGGTGGTGGGGCGTTTCGGCGGAGTGCGGGCGGTCAAGGTGCTTTGGTTCGCATTGATGGCCGGGCGGGCTCGACGCCGGGGCGGCTATGATCTCGTCTTTGGTATGGGCAAGACCCTCGGGCAGGACATCCTGCGCATTGGCGGCGGGCCTATCTCCACCTTCTGGAAGCTCTCCGCTCACGCCTGGCCAGCCGGATTCCCCCGCTGGTTCAAGATGGCTCGGCGGCGGCTTTCGCCATCAGGCTGGGCCATTCACTGGATAGATTCCCTGCGTTACCGCCGCACACCGCACTTGGTTGCGGTTTCGCATATGGTGCGCGACTGGACCGTGGCCGCATATCCCGATCTCGACCCCTCGGCCATCGAGGTGATCTACAACAAGCCCGACCTTGGGCGGTTTTCGCCAGTGGACGAGGCGCAGCGCCGCGCCCTGCGGGCCGAAGCGGACATAGAGGACGGGCAGATGGTCATCGGAACTGCGGCCACTAATTTTACCCTCAAGGGTGTGCGCTCGCTGCTTATGGCCCTGGCCCGGCTGCCGGAGCATTTCGTGCTGCATGTGGCCGGGGGGCGTGGCCCCGGAAAGTATCTGCGCCTTGCCCGCCGACTCGGGGTGTCCGACCGGGTCCGATTCCTGGGCAGGGTGGAGGACATGGCGTCCTTCTACCGTCGGCTGGATGTTTTTGTGCTGGCCACCTTCTATGACGCTTGCTCCAATGCGGTCTTGGAGGCCCTGGCCTGCGGCTGCCGGTCCGTTTCGAGTGCGCGGAACGGCAGCGCCCGGTTTCTGCCGAAGCGTTGGGTTTTCTCTGATCCCGCCGATGTGCCGGAGCTGGCGGCCGTGCTTTTGCGCGTGTCGAAGGAAGAGCGTCCGGGGCCTTTTGTCTGGCCCCCGGAAGTGCCGTGCGGGATGGACCCCTATGTTGAAATGATCGAACAGGCCATTGCGCGATGAATATATGAAAACAGTCTTTCTCGTCCCGCAGGGAGAACGGGGCCATGCCGCCTTTCGGGTTGACGCCCATGTGGCGGCGGGCCGTGCTTTGGGCCGGGATGTGTCGGCGTTGACCGTGCCCGCCGCGCCCCTGGCGCGTTTCGTCTTTTTCAGGCGGCTGGGCAGGGCGGACGTGATAGTGATCCATCGCGAGCTGCCCAGTGAATCAGAACTGCGCATCCTGCGACGACTCGCGTCGAGGATCGTCTACGACGTGGCGGACGCCGCCTGGACCCTCCCCCAGAGTCGGTTGGACGGCATGATGGCCCGCCGGAGCGTCGGTCGGTCGGCTCGCAGCTTTGCCCGTGTCTGTGCCGAGGCTGACCTGTGCCTGGTGGAGAATATGGCCCAGGCCAAGGCAGCGGCCCGGTTTCAGGAGCGGGTGAGCATCCTTCCGACACCGCTTGATACCGATGTGTATACCCCTGGCTCGGCGCTGGACGGAGATGTCCCCGGCTGCGGCCCGGTGCGCGTGGGCTGGATGGTCTCGGGCGGTGACAGGCAATGTCTGGCCGAGATCGTGGGAGGACTTTCCGGGCGGGGCGGTTGCATTCAGTTTTTCATTGTTTCGGACGAACCCTATGAGGGGCCGGGAAAGGACTTCGTCTTTTGGTCGCGCCCCGAGCCCGGGCGCGAGGTGGCGGCGCTTCAGGACATGGAGATCGGCCTGGCACCGTATCCAGACGACGAGTATTCGCAGGCCGGCAGCGGGCTGGACGCGCTGCGCTACATGGCCTGCGGGGCGGTGGTGGTCGCCTCGGACAGAGGCGGGGCGGTCGACTTGGTGGATCACGGCATTGACGGTTTTCTGGTTCGCGACACCGAGGACTGGGCCCGTCATGTCCTCCGTCTGGCCGAGGATGCGGCCTTGCGGCGCGACATGGCCAGGGCGGCCCGGGACAAGGTCGTTGGCAAGTACGGTCTGGAAACGGTGTCGGCCCAGCTCTGGGACGCGCTGGAGAGTCTGCGTTAGGCTGCGTGGCCCGGAGCGAGTAAATGAAAAAGCCGGGATTTGCCCAAGGCGTTCAGCATAGGTGTGGACCTAGAAAATAATGCCCCCGATTATCGGGGGCATTTGGCTTGAGCGCATTTGTGAATCATGCGATACGGGGCGCTTTGATTTTCTCCGACCTGTAGACACAGCCAACGAAATATGCTTTGCTCTCTATATCTGAGAACATCAAACATTCGGTGTAAATATGTTGGGAACGCTGTTGTTGATTGGAATGCTTGTCTGTGGCTTCCTTAATGTCACTCCTTGGATATTGATTCCTGGTGCTGTCGTCGCCGGATTCCTTGGTATGCACTACCCCCCCGGAAAAGCTGCGGCGGCAAGAGAACGTGGTCTTTATTGGAAAGGCGTCTTCGGATCTATGCCATTACAAGCTGTTTTTCTGGCTATTCTTTTTGGAGTAGGTTGGGGAATAAGCGCTCTGATTGGATGACTTTTTGCAGGCGCTGTCTCGCATTCCGTCAACAGGGGCTGGAATAAGCGACCTCTGTGCTGGGCAAGATTTCTTGCTGGACACAAAAATCCCCCTAGCTGTTGGTACAGTAGGGGGATTTCGATTTTGAAAAGCAAAAGTCCACACCTTTGCTGAACGGCTCGGGATTTGCCCGGTTTTTTGTTTATGCGGTTTTGAGAACCCGTTGGAAATACTCCACCGTCTTGACCAGCCCCTCGCGCAGGGGGGTGCGGGGTTCCCATCCCAGAGCCCGTTTGGCCAGGGAAATGTCCGGCTTGCGTTGCATCGGGTCGTCCGAGGGCAGGGGCTTGAAGACGATGCGCGAGACCGAGCCGGTCAGGTCGATGACTTCCTGAGCCAGCTCAAGAATGGAAAACTCCAAGGGATTGCCGAGGTTCACCGGGCCGGTGAATTCGTCTGGCGTATGTTCCATGAGGCGAAAAATGCCCTCCACCAGGTCGTCCACGTAGCAGAAGCTGCGGGTCTGCTCTCCCTTGCCGTAGACCGTGATGTCTTCGCCGCGGAGCGCCTGCACCACGAAGTTTGAGACCACCCGGCCGTCTTCCATGGCCATGCGCGGGCCGTAGGTGTTGAAGATGCGGCCCACCTTGATGCGCAGACCATGCTGGCGGTGGTAGTCGAAAAACAGGGTTTCGGCGCACCGCTTGCCTTCGTCGTAGCAGGCGCGGATGCCGATGGGGTTGACGTTGCCCCAGTAGTCCTCGGTCTGGGGATGCACGGCCGGATCGCCGTAGACCTCGCTGGTGGACGCCTGGAATATCTTGGCCTTGATGCGCTTGGCCAGCCCCAGCATGTTGATGGCCCCGTGCACCGAGGTCTTGGTGGTCTGCACCGGGTCGAACTGGTAGTGGATGGGCGAGGCCGGGCAGGCGAGGTTGTATATCTCGTCGGCCTCGACATAGAGGGGGAAGGTTACATCGTGCCGGATTATCTCGAAGTGGGGATTGTCCATCAGGTGCAGGATGCTGTCCTTGCGTCCGGTATAGAAATTGTCCACGCAGAGCACCTCGTGCCCCTCTTCCAGCAGCCGTTCGCAGAGGTGTGATCCGAGGAAGCCCGAGCCGCCTGTGACGAGAACACGTTTTTTCTTCATAGCGCACATCTTTCAAAATAGTCCACATTTGTCAATATAACAGGCGAAAAGTGGCCGATATAGGCGAATATCGGCTGTATTTGGCGAATTTTCATTTTTTTGTCGGCGGTGTTGAAAAGAAAACTGTGTAAAAGGTTGACGCGCCCATGGCGGCGTGACATTCAAATACATAAAGCTCTATGATTTGGAAGGATGTAAATGATTGTAAACATTGTTGAATGCGTTGACGGTGCGCGGCGTGCCCGGGGGGTGGCCGTGGTCATTGACGTGTTCCGGGCCTTTTCAGTGGCCTGTCATGCTGTGGAGAACGGGGCCGGGGAATACTATGCCACGGCCGATGTGGACATGGCCAGGCGGCTGGCCGCCGAGAGCGGCGGTATCCTCATGGGTGAGCGGGACTGCATCATGGTCAAGGGATTTGACTACGGAAACTCGCCCACCGAGATTGAGGCGGTGGACTTCGCCGGAAGAACGCTGGTGCATACCACCAGCGCGGGCACTCAGGGGCTGCTGGCCTGCTCCGGGGCTGACGAGGTGATCACCGGGGCCTTTGTCAATGCGAGGGCGGTGGAGGAGTACCTTCGCGCAAGAAATCCCGAGCTTGTGACTCTGGTGGCCATGGGGACGGGCGGCACCATGCGCGCCCAGGAGGACATGATGTGCGCCATTTATCTTAAAAATGCCCTGGAGGGGTATCCCAACAGTTTTGAGACGATCAAGACGTTCCTTGCCCAGGTGGACAGTGCGCAAAAATTCTTCGATCCCGAAAAAAAATATGCGCCGGAACGGGATTTTGAGCTGTGCATGGCCCTTGACCGTTTCGATTTTGTACTCAAGGCGGCTCCCGTCCGGGATGGGGTGGTCAGGTTGGATCGGGTGCCGACGGGATTCTCGGCGGCAGGAGCCGCCTTGGGGCCGGTTTCGCAGGGATGAACATCATGCTGCAGAAGGTGCTCATCGTAGACGATTCGCCGACCAACCTGGCCCTGCTCGACCACGTCCTGCGGCGAACCGGCTGTGTGGTCGTCCAGGCCTCGACCGGCATCGAGGCCGTGGCTTTGGTGGCCGACGACGACTTCGCCTTGATCCTGCTCGACATTCAGATGCCGGGTATGAACGGCTACGAGGCGGCCATGCGCATCAAGGAACTGCCGCGGGGGCGCCATGTTCCCATCATCTTCATCACCGCCATCTACCAGGACGAGGACAACGTCCGCCTTGGTTACGAGACAGGGGCCGTGGACTACCTGTTCCGGCCGGTCAATGTGCAGACACTGACCAGCAAGGTGCAGGTGTTTTTGGAAATGAACCGCCAAAAGATCCGGTTGGAACGGGAGATCGAAACCCGGCTCAAGGCCGAGGCTGCGTTGCGCCAGGCCGAGGCCAAGTACCGCGCCATTTTCGAGCGGGCGGTGGAGGGGATATTCCAGTGCACGCCGGACGGGGAGTTTTGCGAGGCCAATCCGGCCATGGCCAGGATTTTCGGCTACGAGAATCCGGCCGGGATGGTCGGTGTTGCCGGGCTTCGCCAGCAGCTCATGGTCGAACCGGGTGATTTGTCGCGTTACATGGGACTGCTGCGGCGCGATGGTTATGTCGCCAATTTCGAGTTTCGCGGCCGCCGTCAGAGCGGAGAATCCTTCTGGTGCTCAGAGAGCGC
This genomic stretch from Pseudodesulfovibrio alkaliphilus harbors:
- a CDS encoding glycosyltransferase family 4 protein, translating into MKTVFLVPQGERGHAAFRVDAHVAAGRALGRDVSALTVPAAPLARFVFFRRLGRADVIVIHRELPSESELRILRRLASRIVYDVADAAWTLPQSRLDGMMARRSVGRSARSFARVCAEADLCLVENMAQAKAAARFQERVSILPTPLDTDVYTPGSALDGDVPGCGPVRVGWMVSGGDRQCLAEIVGGLSGRGGCIQFFIVSDEPYEGPGKDFVFWSRPEPGREVAALQDMEIGLAPYPDDEYSQAGSGLDALRYMACGAVVVASDRGGAVDLVDHGIDGFLVRDTEDWARHVLRLAEDAALRRDMARAARDKVVGKYGLETVSAQLWDALESLR
- a CDS encoding phosphatase PAP2 family protein encodes the protein MFFLTPGLDLKLFLLVNQQWRNPLFDAIMPVLSSMTALFVCLGLAMLYAAYRFGRQQVILFLVLLAAMGIANSATDLVKNEFGRVRPLNAVAGTFHQAHGYWDQRPQDFKQTKERGTSYPSAHAANTMCLAVLVCLLWPAVGKWPLLLPLLVGYSRLYLGKHYPTDVMGGWLLGLTVALMVWLAWRYGLRRYSRRP
- a CDS encoding IS1/IS1595 family N-terminal zinc-binding domain-containing protein → MRENKLEWMLRTFNGLDGEEKKTFYNHVRRILGELLPISDHLDDIREARFADGPVCPRCGSDKIKRNGTYDGRQRYLCHSCKRTFNDWTATPMAGTHFPDR
- a CDS encoding glycosyltransferase family 2 protein, with the translated sequence MSNQEKFSVVLPVFNEQDNLETLFAEIRRAADSTGRPWEAVFVDDCSTDRSLEIIRALAGSHPEVRYVAFAENRGQSAAFCAGFDVADSQVIVTMDSDLQNDPADIPRMLAAFGQDCEMVVGWRARRKDTLVKRISSRIANTIRDWFTDDGVHDTGCSLKVMRADMLRRLPRFRNMHRYFPILMKMQGARISEVKVNHRERFSGVSKYGTLDRALAGIYDLIGVQWLIKRHIDYAVKEKK
- a CDS encoding TVP38/TMEM64 family protein, whose product is MSDTPRCEKRRSLGAVVKGLVMLAGLALAVYLGRSLGLDDMLRNTRWFNDHVLGTGPMSVVIFLAVGGVFTAVGLPRQVIAFLGGFAFGAVGGTLLSTLGAGLGCALAAGYARWGGREFVTSRLGERIRRVDGFLRHRPFRTALAIRFFPFGSNGLTNLAAGVSAIPLGPFILGSTLGYIPQSFIFALFGAGMNKDSATGMALSIGMGVVLFVGSIWMGTAVYRSYRDELAANGDH
- a CDS encoding glycosyltransferase family 4 protein, which gives rise to MPNAERKGRIALVMPRLSRYGGAESFAWRLAEVLARRGHEVDFICARCETEPPPGVTPVVVGRFGGVRAVKVLWFALMAGRARRRGGYDLVFGMGKTLGQDILRIGGGPISTFWKLSAHAWPAGFPRWFKMARRRLSPSGWAIHWIDSLRYRRTPHLVAVSHMVRDWTVAAYPDLDPSAIEVIYNKPDLGRFSPVDEAQRRALRAEADIEDGQMVIGTAATNFTLKGVRSLLMALARLPEHFVLHVAGGRGPGKYLRLARRLGVSDRVRFLGRVEDMASFYRRLDVFVLATFYDACSNAVLEALACGCRSVSSARNGSARFLPKRWVFSDPADVPELAAVLLRVSKEERPGPFVWPPEVPCGMDPYVEMIEQAIAR
- a CDS encoding ABC transporter substrate-binding protein, translated to MLEKGHLPLVGIPRVGYGSGVEPDRRMGFFRQTTALCPAPGRRMRKFLILLMVVLGLSLGSADCQGQERVLVIHSYDLDLEWTNQCNRGISSVLADKFLLDHVYLDTKRIPESEFQRRSAEALQTFRRLDPDVVMLGDDNALRLLGPAISETGTPVVYFGINGNPRNYLNPMPRNVIGILERIPLFPWIRYLCGIVPDTRRVLVLMDESPTSAGLVEVTFGARRQVEFDGCTVSYETTNSWDQWQRLVLAPERHDLILVPVFHSVKDAGGTHVPYEEVIRWTSKNSSVPVFATQDYAVGDDGVVGAYTIFGEEHGRMAALMVKGILEGVDMLELSVAADQKGLFYFNKKQLDRFGLILTEEVRNQAIFR
- a CDS encoding IS1595 family transposase, with the translated sequence MEYIQLMLEGKTLKKCAEALDISITTAFYWRHKVLHALFKLGDGQKLTGVLETDETYFLESYKGKRDLTFRKARKRGGKAAKRGISKEQVAVMAVISRDGSIVCKTSGRGGTTPKKIHDTVGDILDPKAILVTDAAAAFRKYAEQNGMQHVWVNPN
- the thiC gene encoding phosphomethylpyrimidine synthase ThiC translates to MKYTTQMDAARKGIVTPQIKTVARKENMRTEDLMERMARGAVIIPANRNHVNLDPEGVGEGMRIKINVNLGISKDCSAIESELDKVRAALDLKAEAIMDLSCYGKTREFRRRLVEMSPAMIGTVPIYDAVGFYDKNLQDITVDEFFDVVERHVEDGVDFLTIHCGLNRHTAEKVKQSKRLTNIVSRGGSLLFTWMEINQAENPFYEHFDRLLDICEEYDVTLSLGDGCRPGCLHDATDACQVEELITLGELTKRAWERNVQVMIEGPGHMAMNEIPGNMMMEKRLCHGAPFYVLGPLVTDVAPGYDHITAAIGGAIAGMSGADFLCYVTPAEHLRLPTLEDMKEGIIATRIAAHAADVAKGYPGSRAWDDAMSKARAALDWPGMFDLAMDPVRPRQYRESSKPEHEDSCTMCGKMCAVRNMNRVLDGKDIQLDD
- a CDS encoding lipid A biosynthesis domain-containing protein, producing the protein MPLPAYWWLLALPVVIQGAFFVRFAIVRLGGKALQPLSGRTALALYASVAAGMAYGVVQRDPLFVVGQGCLLMVFYRMRNPGERAGKTGEPGTEDKE